A stretch of Prionailurus bengalensis isolate Pbe53 chromosome E4, Fcat_Pben_1.1_paternal_pri, whole genome shotgun sequence DNA encodes these proteins:
- the FCAMR gene encoding high affinity immunoglobulin alpha and immunoglobulin mu Fc receptor — MDREASAKPGEGECFLQVTKQRAGWKLPIFLTLCLLQGSALTPPQRRPHLRCLRTVSLPSAPRLWAKETLTPFSPLCGRGKTSIADANALKGPRLVSGEPGGTVTIQCHYAPLAINVYERKYWCRLSPLTSFCHTIVSTTGYAHLGYRGRVTFADFPQRGLFEVRLSQLSPDDVGRYRCGIGKRNDMFFFSMNLTVSAGLSSAVPPPTLAAGELVVASLGTATPAANRWTPATSRMTERQGTGFHRVALTPGTRKTTASAEGRQTPGTTGAAALGTGSRVESSVRTTVPIPESSASPIGDMSNTTEGVWVWDTNSSVGDSGRPSEEGREMTTTEAGRPQEEAERVRTALDVVGKVIGTIRPTTLVSEKRVQEILQEATAIAKPQALGSIERTTPAAGVWTLGPSSIQVASEEGATKGDLDTPAGYSDPQATPSQAPAAGPRRPLGKGYSMKRASPGEKNISLILTPVSTVLFPLTLVALVLLQRRLRINGTSQETEGTAGVTLIQMTHFLELSLQPDQLPHVERKIFRDESPPQARLTVPERHPGPQGVEQ, encoded by the exons ATGGATAGAGAAGCCTCAGCTAAGCCCGGAGAAGGAGAG TGTTTTTTGCAGGTCACCAAGCAGAGGGCAGGATGGAAATTGCCCATCTTCCTCACGCTGTGCCTGTTGCAAG GTTCTGCTTTGACCCCTCCACAGAGAAGACCCCATCTCAGATGCCTGAGGAccgtctctctgccctctgcacCCCGCCTCTGGGCCAAGGAAACACTCACTCCTTTCTCACCCCTCTGTGGGAGAGGGAAGACATCCATCGCAG ACGCAAACGCACTGAAGGGCCCGAGGCTGGTGTCCGGGGAGCCGGGGGGAACTGTCACCATCCAGTGCCATTATGCCCCCTTGGCCATCAACGTATACGAGCGGAAGTACTGGTGCCGTCTCAGTCCCCTGACGTCGTTCTGCCACACCATTGTGTCCACCACCGGCTATGCTCATCTTGGCTACCGTGGCCGCGTGACGTTTGCAGACTTCCCGCAGAGAGGCTTGTTTGAGGTGAGGCTGTCCCAACTGTCCCCGGATGATGTGGGCCGCTACCGCTGTGGCATTGGGAAGAGAAACGACATGTTCTTCTTCAGCATGAATCTGACCGTCTCTGCAG GTCTTTCCAGCGCCGTCCCCCCACCCACTCTGGCTGCAGGTGAGCTCGTCGTGGCATCCCTTGGAACAGCAACACCGGCGGCCAACAGATGGACCCCAGCAACCTCCCGGATGACAGAAAGACAAGGAACGGGATTCCACAGAGTTGCTCTGACTCCAGGAACCAGGAAAACAACAGCTTCCGCGGAGGGCAGGCAGACCCCAGGAACAACTGGGGCAGCAGCTCTAGGGACAGGTAGTCGAGTAGAGAGTTCTGTCCGGACAACAGTCCCCATTCCAGAGAGTTCGGCTTCACCCATCGGAGATATGTCCAATACGACAGAAGGTGTTTGGGTGTGGGACACCAACAGCTCGGTAGGGGATTCGGGCAGGCCCAGcgaagaagggagggagatgaCAACTACTGAGGCCGGTAGGCCCCAAGAAGAAGCAGAGAGGGTCAGAACAGCTCTGGATGTAGTTGGGAAGGTCATAGGGACCATCAGGCCAACAACTCTGGTCTCAGAAAAACGGGTGCAGGAAATCTTGCAAGAAGCAACAGCCATTGCTAAGCCCCAAGCCCTGGGCTCCATTGAAAGAACTACCCCAGCTGCAGGCGTGTGGACCCTGGGGCCCTCCAGCATACAGGTGGCGTCTGAGGAGGGAGCTACCAAAGGGGACCTAGACACGCCTGCTGGATACAGCGATCCCCAAGCAACACCGAGCCAGGCCCCGGCAGCTGGGCCCAGGAGGCCCCTGGGCAAGGGGTATTCCATGAAGAG GGCTTCTCCAGGAGAGAAAAACATCTCTCTGATCCTGACTCCTGTCTCTACGGTGCTCTTCCCCCTCACGCTTGTGGCTCTCGTCCTGTTGCAAAGGAGGCTCCGGATAAACGGGACCT CTCAGGAGACAGAAGGGACAGCAGGGGTCACCTTGATTCAGATGACGCATTTCCTGGAACTGAGCCTCCAGCCAGACCAGCTGCCCCACGTAGAGAGGAAGATATTCCGGGATGAGTCTCCTCCTCAGGCCCGTCTGACTGTCCCCGAGAGGCACCCTGGCCCCCAAGGAGTGGAACAATAA